The following coding sequences lie in one Trypanosoma brucei gambiense DAL972 chromosome 7, complete sequence genomic window:
- a CDS encoding ATPase, putative, whose protein sequence is MFWRFPAALLCLRKPSVAYERLVMTGTINRDLQQVTALPVFDRLHNDLETFVKSNDRFQPRRVELRPPNRLGVTPLFFRRREQEEKVQRALAEMDEDGSSSTGGGTGCVYHPLSRVKGLYVYGGVGCGKTMLMDLLYENAPSTIKKHRVHFHHFMLDVQRTLHTVTHESKSDGTQVARRTPDAAINSFDEVAQRMMSNVELLCFDEVAVTDVAHAMILRRLFHAFYKLGVVVIFTSNRAPDDLYLGGLNREGFLPFIELIKRQCEVYDMCSNTDHRLSDAGDAKTYLAPINEANTATFNEQFLQFCKGMPAERRVLRVFGRDVEVPAACGGVCRFHFMEICGGELSAADYSVIAKTFNTVFIEGVPRFTYNSTDVKHRFLLLIDELYEHRCKVVIYAQVEIMLLQESKEEFEAAHISSGTTAATEAEVKPITQEFARLSEFEREIGRSLLDHTDSAFQMERCLSRLCEMRTQQYLKSPHRYEEVSLSTEA, encoded by the coding sequence ATGTTTTGGCGCTTCCCTGCCGCATTGTTGTGCCTGAGGAAGCCATCCGTGGCGTACGAGCGGTTAGTGATGACGGGTACCATAAACCGTGATCTGCAGCAAGTCACCGCTTTGCCCGTTTTTGATCGTCTTCACAATGACTTGGAGACCTTCGTCAAGAGTAACGACCGGTTCCAGCCCCGACGCGTGGAGTTGCGACCGCCCAACCGCTTAGGCGTCACCCCCTTATTTTTTCGTCGACGAgaacaggaggaaaaagTTCAGCGTGCACTCGCTGAAATGGATGAGGACGGGTCGTCATCAACGGGTGGCGGAACAGGTTGCGTCTACCACCCACTCTCCCGTGTGAAGGGCCTTTATGTTTATGGTGGAGTAGGTTGCGGTAAAACTATGCTGATGGACCTCCTTTACGAGAATGCCCCATCCACCATTAAGAAACATCGCgtacattttcatcactTCATGCTTGACGTGCAGCGCACTCTCCACACAGTAACACATGAGTCCAAGAGTGACGGAACACAAGTGGCACGTCGAACACCCGACGCAGCCATTAACTCCTTCGATGAAGTCGCACAGCGGATGATGAGCAACGTGGAATTGCTCTGCTTTGATGAAGTGGCCGTAACTGATGTGGCCCATGCGATGATTCTCCGCCGTCTCTTCCATGCCTTTTATAAGCTTGGCGTCGTAGTCATATTTACTTCCAACCGAGCTCCGGACGACCTCTACCTCGGCGGTCTCAACCGGGAGGGTTTCCTTCCATTCATTGAATTGATAAAACGCCAGTGTGAGGTGTATGACATGTGTAGTAACACGGACCACAGACTCAGTGATGCTGGTGATGCAAAGACGTACCTCGCTCCAATCAATGAAGCCAACACAGCGACGTTTAATGAACAGTTTCTGCAATTTTGCAAGGGGATGCCTGCCGAACGGCGGGTGTTGCGGGTGTTTGGTCGGGATGTGGAGGTGCCAGCCGCTTGCGGTGGAGTCTGTCGGTTTCATTTTATGGAAATATGCGGCGGGGAACTCTCAGCAGCGGACTACTCGGTTATCGCCAAGACATTCAATACGGTGTTTATTGAGGGCGTTCCGCGTTTCACGTACAACAGCACCGATGTGAAGCATCGGTTCTTACTTCTAATTGATGAACTGTATGAACACCGTTGTAAGGTTGTGATCTATGCCCAAGTGGAGATTATGCTGTTGCAGGAAAGTAAGGAAGAGTTTGAGGCGGCGCACATCTCTTCAGGCACCACGGCGGCTACTGAAGCTGAGGTGAAACCCATTACGCAAGAGTTTGCACGGTTATCGGAGTTCGAGCGGGAAATTGGCAGAAGCTTATTAGATCATACCGACTCAGCATTTCAAATGGAGCGCTGCCTCTCCCGGTTGTGTGAAATGCGCACTCAACAGTACCTCAAGTCCCCACATCGCTATGAGGAAGTGTCATTAAGTACCGAAGCGTGA
- a CDS encoding double-strand-break repair protein rad21 homolog,putative, with product MFYSTYVLTKDGPLAKIWLAAHWERRITRSDVRLMDLRKCVVDIVQPVVPIALRTSGELLVGVVRIYAVKVHGLKKDAENAILLIRVASPQANAGHFKKAAPGTGTAALLNGDAEAATFNWGGRRVGRTQGVVGIRAAGINGSHEEALEARFDEIADLLQGPVCALGGVNDHVRNGIDSTTMTGSVWYTWNSGSQGTEDLNGTQQDYDGFEMVRADIQAFGDNVSETSSRKSSLPSIERGRSSALTAAGGALGDFMPLPQPAYDLDIGAPLPDNGDAAILPDFMPPALGVDEAADPFLSAYGADNELNAALTQQQNSSRRHRAAGATTTKMLDKENTTVSGEAVRRWMENRNDIVEAAPRRGPLDQQEIQDRRVLAQDFNKGELWAAVDGSPLARVAGPALTASYIDAVKPLVEKQMEEEAAEREARQQREKNARVVDENPDEFIIAGDSGDMFMDENFMQSGRKRDREEMEGNDNGESNVGGGASRRQSEAVALATLKHIRNLLSKSQGKGKGKAASGKKSKALPREHCTLHELCEGMARREAARTFVSVLTLASKQLVWAKQAPNDVELGLTNAASEVQLTV from the coding sequence ATGTTCTACTCAACCTACGTGCTGACGAAGGATGGGCCACTGGCGAAGATCTGGCTTGCTGCGCACTGGGAACGACGTATCACGCGGAGCGATGTGAGGCTTATGGACCTGCGAAAGTGTGTGGTGGACATTGTGCAGCCCGTGGTTCCCATTGCCCTGCGCACGAGTGGCGAGCTCCTCGTTGGTGTTGTCCGCATTTACGCTGTGAAGGTGCACGGCTTGAAGAAGGACGCAGAAAATGCCATACTACTCATTCGCGTCGCCTCCCCTCAAGCCAACGCCGGTCATTTCAAGAAGGCTGCCCCCGGCACCGGTACGGCTGCACTGCTGAACGGAGACGCAGAGGCCGCAACGTTCAACTGGGGCGGTCGCCGCGTTGGGCGCACGCAAGGTGTTGTCGGGATCCGCGCCGCTGGGATCAATGGGTCGCACGAGGAAGCACTTGAGGCACGCTTCGATGAAATCGCAGACCTCCTGCAGGGCCCGGTTTGTGCACTCGGCGGTGTTAATGACCATGTGAGGAACGGTATTGATAGCACGACCATGACTGGGTCCGTGTGGTACACGTGGAACTCTGGCTcacaaggaactgaggaCCTGAACGGCACGCAGCAGGACTACGACGGCTTTGAGATGGTCCGGGCAGACATTCAGGCGTTTGGCGACAATGTGAGTGAGACCAGCAGTCGCAAGTCAAGTCTCCCGAGCATCGAGAGAGGTCGTAGCAGCGCGCTGACAGCAGCAGGCGGGGCACTGGGTGACTTCATGCCCCTCCCGCAACCAGCGTATGATCTCGATATCGGCGCACCGCTTCCTGATAACGGCGACGCGGCCATTTTGCCAGATTTTATGCCCCCGGCACTGGGAGTTGATGAGGCGGCGGATCCTTTTCTCTCAGCTTACGGTGCTGACAACGAGCTCAATGCCGCTCTGACTCAGCAACAAAATTCGTCCCGTAGGCACCGAGCTGCTGgagccacaacaacaaagatgTTGGACAAGGAGAACACCACTGTCTCTGGCGAAGCGGTAAGACGGTGGATGGAGAATCGGAACGATATCGTTGAAGCTGCACCGCGCCGAGGTCCGCTCGACCAACAGGAGATACAAGACCGGAGAGTGCTCGCGCAGGATTTCAACAAGGGAGAGTTGTGGGCTGCTGTTGACGGATCCCCGCTCGCAAGGGTAGCAGGTCCGGCTCTCACAGCCTCTTACATCGATGCTGTGAAGCCCCTCGTAGAAAAGCAGATGGAAGAAGAAGCTGCCGAGCGGGAGGCACGGCAACAGCGGGAAAAAAACGCGCGTGTTGTGGATGAAAATCCCGATGAATTCATTATCGCCGGCGACAGTGGGGATATGTTCATGGACGAGAACTTCATGCAGTCAGGCCGCAAGCGTGACcgtgaagaaatggagggCAATGACAACGGAGAGAGTAACGTTGGCGGTGGAGCGAGCAGACGACAGTCGGAGGCAGTGGCGCTCGCGACGCTGAAGCACATCAGAAACCTGTTGTCGAAATCtcaagggaaggggaagggtaAAGCTGCGAGCGGGAAAAAGTCCAAGGCACTTCCTCGGGAGCACTGCACATTGCATGAGCTTTGCGAAGGAATGGCGCGGCGTGAGGCGGCACGAACCTTCGTGAGTGTCCTTACGCTAGCCTCTAAACAGTTGGTGTGGGCGAAGCAAGCGCCGAACGATGTGGAGCTTGGCCTTACTAACGCCGCGTCGGAGGTGCAACTCACTGTGTga